Proteins from a single region of Choloepus didactylus isolate mChoDid1 chromosome 10, mChoDid1.pri, whole genome shotgun sequence:
- the ZNF483 gene encoding zinc finger protein 483 yields the protein MDIPGEQETIVRGDATDSESLRQRFRWFRYSEVDGPRKALTQLWELCTQWLRPEIHTKEQILELLVFEQLLAILPGEIRIWVKSQHPESSEEVVTLIEDLTQVLEEKEDQFSQDSATSQEGNLEEDKMVAVLPNAESRESLSFKDVAVNFTRGEWKRLEPFQKELYKEVQVENFRNLEFLGFPVSRLDLISQLMWVEIPWLLEKEISKGSRSEHEPRRELKESIPNHDILMEESSLDKIIERYLRDDPYNLMEESCRLEKGRSNQEDSQVAVTQKKTRGRGSKGEEFGGSRSVRSVLDPEKNAFGKNFRQTSDIIKHLRVYLRKKARRYNECKKSFSFHSDLVPNRKEHTGEKPRKRKEGRKVLSHSSSHIQHQKHQKIRLGNKSKTCSNCGIDFTQISSKRMADGKNFTICDKCWKALHKDSTLNKDERTETEEKTHKCSKCGKAFGYSASLTKHQRIHTGEKPYMCNECGKAFSDSSSLTPHHRTHSGEKPFKCDDCGKGFTLSAHLIKHQRVHTGEKPYKCKECGRPFSDSSSLIQHQRIHTGEKPYTCNNCGKSFSHSSSLSKHQRIHTGEKPYKCGECGKAFRQNSCLTRHQRIHTGEKPYLCNDCGMTFSHFTSVIYHQRLHSGEKPYKCNQCEKAFPTHSLLSRHQRIHTGVKPYKCKECGKSFSQSSSLNEHHRIHTGEKPYECDYCGATFSRSSILVEHLKIHTGRREYECNECEKTFKSNSGLIRHRGFHSGE from the exons ATGGATATTCCTGGGGAGCAAGAAACTATCGTAAGAGGAGATGCTACTGACTCAGAGTCTTTAAGACAGAGGTTCAGGTGGTTTCGTTATTCAGAAGTGGATGGACCCAGAAAAGCCCTGACTCAACTCTGGGAGCTCTGCACTCAGTGGCTGAGACCAGAAATTCACACGAAAGAACAGATTTTAGAGCTTTTGGTGTTTGAGCAACTTTTGGCCATTTTGCCTGGGGAGATCAGGATTTGGGTAAAGTCCCAACATCCTGAGAGTAGTGAGGAGGTGGTGACCCTAATAGAGGATTTGACCCAAGTGCTTGAAGAAAAGGAAG atcAGTTCTCTCAAGACTCTGCCACTTCCCAAGAGGGGAACCTAGAAGAAGATAAAATGGTTGCTGTTCTTCCAAATGCTGAGTCCCGG GAATCTTTGTCATTCAAGGATGTGGCTGTGAACTTTACCAGAGGAGAGTGGAAGAGGCTGGAGCCTTTTCAAAAAGAGTTATATAAGGAAGTGCAAGTGGAGAACTTTAGGAACCTAGAATTTCTGG GCTTTCCAGTTTCCCGACTAGATTTGATTTCCCAGCTAATGTGGGTTGAAATACCATGGCTGCtagaaaaagaaatctcaaaaggCTCCAGATCAG aGCATGAGCCCAGACGTGAATTGAAGGAATCCATTCCAAATCATGATATTTTAATGGAAGAATCGTCTCTAGATAAGATAATAGAAAGATACCTCAGAGATGATCCTTACAACTTGATGGAAGAATCCTGCAGATTAGAGAAGGGTCGTAGCAATCAGGAAGATTCACAAGTAGCAGTCACACAAAAGAAAACTCGTGGGAGAGGTAGTAAGGGTGAGGAATTTGGTGGGAGCCGCAGTGTGAGGTCAGTCCTTGACCCGGAAAAGAATGCCTTTGGAAAGAATTTCAGACAGACTTCAGACATAATTAAACATCTGAGAGTCTACTTAAGGAAAAAGGCTCGGAGGTATAATGAATGCAAGAAATCCTTCAGTTTCCACTCAGACCTTGTTCCGAACCGCAAAgaacacactggagaaaaaccacGGAAACGTAAAGAAGGTAGGAAAGTCTTAAGTCACTCTTCATCTCATATTCAACATCAGAAACACCAGAAAATCCGTTTGGGGAATAAATCCAAGACGTGCAGTAACTGTGGAATAGACTTTACTCAAATCTCCTCTAAGAGAatggctgatggaaaaaatttcACCATTTGTGATAAATGCTGGAAAGCGTTACATAAAGATTCAACCTTGAATAAAGATGAGAGAACTGAGACTGAAGAAAAAACCCATAAATGTAgtaaatgtggaaaagcctttggCTATAGTGCTTCACTCACTAAACATCAGAGGATTCATACTGGGGAAAAACCCTATAtgtgtaatgaatgtggaaaagctttcagtgaCAGTTCATCCCTCACACCACACCACAGAACTCATAGTGGAGAGAAACCCTTCAAATGTGATGATTGTGGAAAAGGTTTCACCCTAAGTGCCCACCTCATTAAACACCAGAGAGttcatactggagaaaaaccctataaatgtaaggaatgtgggagACCCTTCAGTGACAGTTCGTCTCTTATTCAACATCAgcgaattcatactggagagaaaccctacacGTGTAACAATTGTGGAAAATCCTTCAGTCATAGCTCTTCTCTTTCCaagcatcagagaattcatactggagagaaaccctataaatgtggcgaatgtggaaaagcctttagACAGAATTCTTGCCTTACTcgacatcagagaattcatactggagaaaaaccaTACTTGTGTAATGATTGTGGGATGACTTTTAGCCATTTTACATCAGTTATTTATCATCAAAGACTTCATTCAGGAGAAAAACCCTACAAATGTAACCAATGTGAGAAAGCTTTCCCCACGCATTCACTCCTTAGTCgtcatcagagaattcatactggtgtAAAACCTTataaatgtaaagaatgtgggaaatccttcagtcagaGTTCATCGCTTAACGAGCATCAccgaattcacactggagagaaaccgtaTGAATGTGACTATTGTGGTGCAACCTTTAGTCGAAGCTCAATCCTTGTAGAACACCTAAAGATTCATACCGGAAGGAGAGagtatgaatgtaatgaatgtgagaAGACGTTTAAGAGTAATTCAGGCCTCATCAGACATCGAGGATTTCACTCTGGAGAGTAA